The Bacteroidota bacterium genome has a window encoding:
- a CDS encoding UDP-3-O-(3-hydroxymyristoyl)glucosamine N-acyltransferase, translating to MKLPRKHTLQEVAQMINARFVGPDDFAVTGINEIHMVEAGDITFVNVEKYYKKALTSAATIVLINKDVECPEGKALLISDDPFRDYTFLCKHFSPTPVPQTKAYHTGNNVTIGKNTIIHPGVAISDNVTIGDNCIIYPNVVIYHDTIIGNNVIIHGNATIGGDAFYYSSFKKMHSCGRTILHDGVEIGSGTTIDRGVSGDTIIGSETKIDSQVHIGHDTHVGSRCIFAAQVAIAGVSKVEDNVVLWGKVGVNKEVVIGKGAVVLASSGVSKSLEGGKVYYGSPAKENRRMLREMAAMGQLPELLDKLHKL from the coding sequence ATGAAACTGCCCCGCAAGCACACCTTACAAGAGGTTGCCCAAATGATAAATGCCCGTTTTGTAGGCCCTGATGATTTTGCCGTTACCGGAATTAATGAGATACACATGGTAGAGGCAGGCGACATTACATTTGTAAACGTAGAAAAATATTACAAAAAGGCACTTACCAGTGCGGCTACTATTGTACTGATAAACAAAGACGTTGAATGTCCCGAAGGCAAAGCTCTATTAATCAGCGACGACCCCTTCCGTGATTATACGTTTTTGTGTAAGCACTTTAGCCCTACTCCTGTTCCTCAAACAAAAGCCTATCACACGGGTAATAATGTAACTATTGGTAAAAACACCATTATACACCCCGGAGTAGCCATTAGCGATAATGTTACCATTGGCGATAATTGTATCATATACCCCAATGTGGTGATTTACCACGATACCATTATTGGCAATAATGTAATTATACACGGCAATGCCACTATTGGCGGTGATGCTTTTTATTACAGCAGCTTTAAGAAAATGCACAGCTGCGGCCGCACCATTTTGCACGACGGTGTTGAAATAGGCTCAGGTACAACTATTGACCGAGGTGTAAGCGGAGATACCATTATAGGCAGCGAAACCAAAATTGACAGTCAGGTTCACATTGGCCACGACACTCATGTAGGCTCACGCTGCATATTTGCTGCACAAGTAGCCATTGCCGGCGTTAGCAAGGTTGAAGACAATGTGGTGCTATGGGGCAAAGTAGGTGTGAACAAAGAAGTAGTGATTGGTAAAGGAGCGGTGGTTTTAGCCTCTTCAGGCGTTAGTAAAAGCCTTGAAGGAGGCAAAGTGTACTATGGCTCCCCTGCTAAAGAAAATCGCCGTATGCTGCGCGAAATGGCCGCCATGGGTCAATTACCCGAGTTGTTGGATAAACTTCACAAATTATAA
- a CDS encoding EamA family transporter codes for MNPEKRAAYLQLHLAIFLWGFTAILGRWISLQEVPLVWYRVLITCVGLLFVPGVITGLKTLQRKNVFIFLGIGCLTALHWVAFYGSIKASNVSVALSGLATTSLFTSFIEPLIFKKRIRPTEVILGLLVIAGIYIIFNGLDAGFLIGFIMGLIAAFLAALFSTLNKKYIDHADPKSITFTELAGGFIFLSLCSPLYLWLFPNAQLIPTASDWFNLVVLAWLCTAFTMVLALKAMKHLSAFTANLALNLEPVYGILLAWAIFGENKELSPNFYLGAIIIIFSVFLHPVLENPTVKNKLRAVLKK; via the coding sequence TTGAACCCTGAAAAACGCGCAGCTTACCTGCAACTGCACCTCGCAATATTTTTGTGGGGATTTACGGCTATTTTGGGGCGCTGGATAAGCCTGCAAGAAGTCCCATTGGTGTGGTACCGTGTACTGATTACCTGTGTAGGATTACTGTTTGTACCGGGGGTTATTACGGGGCTAAAGACCCTTCAACGCAAAAATGTTTTCATCTTTTTAGGCATCGGATGCCTCACAGCACTGCACTGGGTGGCCTTTTACGGCTCTATAAAGGCAAGTAACGTATCAGTAGCACTCAGCGGATTAGCCACTACCTCGCTGTTTACTTCGTTTATTGAGCCGTTGATATTTAAAAAACGGATACGCCCCACTGAGGTAATACTGGGTTTATTGGTAATAGCAGGTATTTACATCATCTTTAACGGACTTGACGCAGGGTTTCTTATCGGCTTTATTATGGGATTGATTGCAGCCTTTCTTGCGGCTTTATTCTCTACCCTCAACAAAAAGTATATCGACCACGCCGACCCAAAATCGATAACCTTTACTGAGCTGGCGGGTGGTTTTATTTTCCTTTCGCTTTGCTCACCATTGTACCTATGGCTGTTTCCTAATGCTCAACTGATACCTACTGCTTCCGATTGGTTTAACCTGGTTGTATTGGCGTGGCTGTGTACCGCATTTACTATGGTATTGGCATTAAAGGCCATGAAACACCTCTCTGCATTTACAGCAAACCTTGCTCTTAACCTTGAGCCTGTATATGGTATACTGCTGGCTTGGGCCATTTTTGGGGAGAATAAGGAGCTTTCGCCCAATTTTTATTTAGGAGCGATTATCATCATTTTCAGCGTGTTTTTACACCCTGTGTTAGAAAATCCTACGGTAAAGAATAAACTGCGTGCTGTGCTTAAAAAATAA
- a CDS encoding DUF5011 domain-containing protein has protein sequence MKRSLQFLAILILLILSHTRTEAQTNSIELKSGSGSLISSHNSVSAAIAAIPSTITQAYVIEITTAYTGANETFPITFPAKSGASASNTITLRPASNVTSATITTSGATSLMELKDGDYVIVDGRPGGTGTTKALTLAQTNTGAYSAVSFVDGATNNILRYLNISQASTSSTGRSIYFFTSASNSSGNSDNRVEFCKVTGGRYIVQLGGTAANPNRRNTLYGNEFLNQTYAGIYGTSTANQMFVVDSNSFHMTTPTTSTSISSGIYITSYSDTIIVTRNKFYDITLTGSNDCDIHGVYISATAGMVANITNNIIAFDGNPGSTATYGISLVGSGASNVKAYYNSIRIGGTLTTGGTSGNVLSACINKTNTSTTGVYDFRNNILANMRTGGISGGQHLPFSATSANGIIAAMDYNVYNSASGLISRLGTATSNSIASHQALFTSGIDDNANDYPVFFTSNTDLHLTGTSLGNSDLKAQVISSVTNDIDNNPRGASTYRGADDNPAYPILGLKNDIGIVSIDQPAAGSCATTQTVKVTAKNFGINQVDTFTVNWSINGSLQTPVTFYQLLDTVLGSGSVTQQVTLGNFSSTAGVKYTIKAWTSSPNNVNDALKINDSSSRIFSMALQAGTYTIGGTTPNFATINDAVNELNTYGICGPVVFDIRNGTYTEKLVFNEISGASATNTITFKSESNNKTAVTISSAASTVTTDNYTISLVGTDHITFRDLTLERSGTGTYSSVINIDGTVENIVIRDNKFVGPTNITTDANGTRSHVYAGSTAITSNVLIYNNEMVGNSNGVWLNVNTTTRSTGTKIYSNTIDANYTGVFVAGQNYPEIYKNRIVRADQTINVEYYGISMNIVDSAYFVSQNFVESNRGYGIRLRDCNGNAGKEGQVINNMITMSYAGTSSVYGISNETSGSYQLFAHNTCLLDVDYTSTSTTTGGRGFYMPVVTLNAYNKVRILNNIFYNKLDGVAAWYTPNGLAAITELDYNLYYTTGENLGYLTSTYYPDFASFQTATGKDAHSYNFAPNFVSSKNPHLLFLSRFAYGKNGLNITNDYDGDVRCASLPTIGADEYTPSLSAPTATFIGPNSAVTGDRSYFLFNGNANQIAIYKWYVNGVYVNQGINFIYSFPTAGNYDIMMVAENCSGFDSAQVSYTIADPTLAPTANFSSDRNQIYVNESIKLTDLSLNGPTAWHWSVTPNNGTNVIFSDSTEQDPSILFTEAGKYEICLISDNAIGSSAQRCRTAYIEVYPIVNMCAEKTSTFERGKIYDDGGSAANYAANQNCAFFINPCASSVTLRFNQWTNTDADDKLIIYDGDTSDAANIIATITGGMTNPGGTTGFTAKSGHMWLLWKTDAATQYAGFEAEWESVPVSTSPTVAGFNIPDTLFEDSPYDFVNTSTGNGLTFFWDFDYPNYESDNNNNYSKPNPTKTFVLPGTYNVLLSSTNCLGVDSFFKQIVVVSPTTAPTPVDFTASLTKVNTAEVTRLTDLSGHGPSNWKWEITPSNGVQFIDAATSRNPRVAFSFGGKYTVKLVASNSVGADSIEKIDYIEVVEYCRPNVLTTNTDVTIRRVRFEQIDQSSDYGVNKYSDFSSNGQVAQVAEGGVYNINIERNTNNERVNFAAWIDLNQDGDFEDQDEEVLFDSASTAQILTAPITIPASGLLGPTRMRVAVSRANLTTLPCGPVVVGEYEDFKVNILPDDKAPVVTIVGPNPATVEVGYGYTDSGATAFDNVDGNITSTIMIVGSADTLTVGEYTISYTATDSRGNTTTVERKVKITPDVTKPVFTKNGDDTVKLSVFSQYVEPGYNAIDNPFGTDLTPVVVTTGAVDTAKVGTYELTYTVADASGNTVQLKRIIIVSDTTKPVITLNGNATIDHSGKTPYVDAGASVADNYDPFVPYTVTGSVNVNALGTYTLVYKAVDAAGNVADSVVRTINVVDRIAPQITLVGSDIVHLARWQSYTDSGYTLSDNFYDSAQVTVETLGNWVNSSVEGLYYIQYRATDLSGNVSLSAKRVIYVNGTNSVPVIEGGQVSVYPNPSNGNFTVEATQAFGQGVTITVTNLLGATVYQTQPESGATKALINLEGINAGIYFVNISNGNRVETTKIVVR, from the coding sequence ATGAAACGTTCATTACAGTTTTTAGCAATTTTAATTCTGCTGATCCTTTCACACACAAGGACAGAGGCACAGACCAACTCCATTGAGTTGAAAAGCGGTTCGGGAAGCCTTATAAGTTCCCACAACTCCGTGTCGGCAGCGATTGCCGCAATTCCTTCTACAATTACACAAGCATACGTAATTGAAATTACCACCGCCTATACAGGCGCCAACGAAACTTTTCCTATTACGTTTCCTGCTAAATCAGGCGCAAGCGCAAGCAACACAATTACGTTGCGTCCGGCAAGTAACGTTACCAGTGCTACAATAACAACATCAGGAGCAACATCGTTAATGGAACTTAAGGATGGTGATTATGTGATTGTTGATGGGCGTCCCGGTGGCACAGGCACAACAAAAGCCTTAACGCTGGCGCAAACCAATACAGGAGCATATTCGGCTGTATCATTTGTTGACGGTGCTACAAATAACATATTGAGGTATTTGAACATTTCACAGGCTTCTACCTCAAGCACAGGACGAAGTATTTATTTTTTCACCTCAGCATCAAACTCTTCAGGTAACTCAGATAACAGGGTAGAATTTTGTAAAGTTACAGGAGGTCGCTATATCGTTCAATTAGGTGGAACTGCTGCAAACCCTAACCGTAGAAACACTTTATATGGTAATGAGTTTTTGAACCAAACCTATGCCGGCATATATGGAACCAGCACCGCAAACCAAATGTTTGTAGTGGATTCTAACTCGTTCCACATGACCACTCCCACGACTTCTACTTCTATTTCTTCGGGCATCTACATCACTTCGTACTCTGATACTATTATCGTTACCCGTAACAAGTTTTATGACATAACGCTAACGGGTAGTAACGACTGTGATATACACGGTGTGTACATATCTGCAACTGCCGGAATGGTAGCAAACATAACTAACAACATTATTGCATTTGATGGAAACCCAGGCTCTACAGCCACCTACGGAATTTCATTAGTAGGTAGCGGTGCAAGCAATGTAAAAGCATATTACAACTCTATACGTATAGGTGGCACATTAACCACGGGCGGAACGAGCGGCAACGTGCTTTCGGCTTGTATAAACAAAACCAATACAAGTACCACTGGCGTATATGATTTTAGAAATAACATTTTGGCAAATATGCGTACCGGCGGAATTAGTGGCGGACAACACCTTCCCTTTTCAGCTACCAGTGCCAACGGTATTATTGCTGCAATGGACTATAACGTGTATAACTCTGCTTCGGGGCTTATCAGCCGACTAGGCACAGCTACCAGCAACTCCATTGCATCTCACCAAGCATTATTTACTTCAGGTATAGATGATAACGCCAACGATTATCCTGTTTTCTTTACTTCTAATACTGATTTGCACTTAACAGGTACATCACTTGGAAACTCCGATCTTAAAGCTCAAGTTATATCAAGCGTAACCAATGATATTGACAATAACCCTCGTGGTGCTTCAACATACAGGGGAGCTGATGATAACCCTGCATATCCTATACTAGGTCTTAAAAATGACATTGGTATTGTTAGTATAGACCAACCCGCTGCGGGCAGCTGTGCTACAACACAAACGGTTAAAGTTACTGCTAAAAACTTTGGCATTAACCAAGTTGACACCTTTACTGTAAACTGGAGCATTAACGGTAGTTTGCAAACTCCTGTTACATTTTACCAGCTGCTAGATACTGTTTTAGGCTCAGGGAGTGTAACGCAACAAGTAACCTTGGGTAATTTCTCATCTACTGCCGGAGTAAAATACACCATAAAGGCTTGGACCAGCAGCCCCAACAATGTTAATGACGCCCTAAAAATTAATGACTCTTCAAGCCGTATTTTCTCAATGGCTTTGCAAGCAGGCACTTATACCATTGGTGGCACTACACCTAACTTTGCAACAATAAACGATGCAGTAAATGAGCTAAATACCTATGGTATTTGTGGTCCAGTTGTTTTTGATATCCGCAACGGCACCTACACTGAAAAGCTGGTGTTCAATGAAATTTCAGGAGCCTCTGCAACAAACACAATCACTTTTAAAAGTGAAAGCAACAATAAAACAGCAGTAACCATTAGCTCTGCTGCAAGCACTGTAACTACTGATAACTACACGATTTCATTAGTTGGCACTGACCATATTACATTTAGGGATTTAACGCTTGAACGTAGCGGAACAGGCACATATTCGTCTGTTATCAATATTGATGGAACCGTTGAAAACATTGTAATACGCGACAACAAGTTTGTTGGACCAACTAATATAACTACTGATGCAAACGGTACACGTTCACACGTTTATGCAGGCTCAACCGCTATCACCTCTAATGTGTTAATTTATAACAACGAGATGGTGGGCAACTCAAACGGAGTTTGGCTAAATGTAAACACTACAACCCGATCAACCGGAACTAAAATATACAGCAACACAATTGATGCAAACTATACAGGTGTTTTTGTAGCAGGCCAGAACTATCCTGAGATTTACAAAAACAGAATAGTGCGTGCTGACCAAACCATTAACGTTGAATACTACGGTATAAGCATGAACATTGTTGACAGCGCATACTTTGTATCGCAAAACTTTGTTGAATCTAACAGGGGATATGGTATCCGCTTGCGCGACTGTAATGGTAATGCAGGAAAAGAAGGACAGGTAATCAACAACATGATAACTATGTCGTATGCAGGAACCTCAAGCGTATATGGTATCAGTAATGAAACTTCAGGTTCTTACCAATTGTTTGCTCACAACACTTGTTTGTTAGATGTTGACTACACCTCTACTTCAACTACCACAGGTGGTCGTGGTTTTTACATGCCTGTTGTAACGCTTAACGCTTACAACAAGGTTAGAATATTAAATAACATATTCTACAACAAGTTAGACGGTGTGGCCGCTTGGTATACTCCCAACGGCTTAGCCGCTATTACAGAACTTGACTATAACTTGTATTATACCACAGGCGAAAACCTTGGTTATTTAACCTCAACTTATTACCCTGATTTTGCTTCGTTCCAAACAGCTACAGGAAAGGATGCACATAGCTACAACTTTGCTCCCAACTTTGTTAGCAGCAAAAACCCTCACTTGTTATTCCTTTCACGCTTTGCGTATGGCAAAAACGGATTGAACATTACTAATGATTATGATGGCGATGTGCGTTGTGCATCATTACCTACCATTGGTGCTGATGAATACACTCCATCACTAAGCGCTCCTACAGCTACCTTTATCGGCCCTAACAGCGCTGTTACAGGTGACAGGTCGTACTTCTTGTTTAATGGTAATGCAAACCAAATAGCCATCTACAAATGGTATGTAAACGGTGTGTACGTAAACCAAGGTATTAACTTTATTTACAGTTTCCCAACAGCAGGCAATTATGATATTATGATGGTTGCTGAAAACTGTAGCGGTTTTGACAGTGCACAGGTGAGCTATACCATTGCCGACCCTACACTTGCTCCTACTGCTAACTTCTCATCTGACAGGAATCAGATATACGTTAATGAGAGCATAAAACTTACTGACCTTTCGCTAAACGGACCTACTGCTTGGCATTGGAGCGTAACACCTAATAACGGCACGAATGTTATTTTCTCAGACTCAACGGAGCAAGACCCATCTATTTTGTTTACCGAAGCCGGTAAATATGAAATATGCTTGATTTCTGATAACGCTATAGGTAGCAGTGCGCAACGCTGCCGTACCGCTTACATTGAGGTGTATCCGATTGTAAATATGTGTGCAGAGAAAACCTCAACTTTTGAGCGTGGTAAAATTTATGACGACGGTGGTTCAGCGGCTAACTATGCTGCCAACCAAAACTGTGCATTCTTCATCAACCCATGTGCTTCATCTGTAACCCTGCGTTTTAACCAATGGACCAATACTGATGCTGATGACAAGCTGATTATTTACGACGGTGATACCAGCGATGCTGCTAACATTATTGCTACGATAACCGGAGGTATGACTAACCCCGGCGGAACAACAGGTTTCACTGCAAAATCAGGACATATGTGGTTGCTTTGGAAAACCGATGCAGCTACGCAGTACGCAGGTTTTGAGGCTGAGTGGGAAAGCGTACCTGTGAGCACTAGCCCAACTGTAGCAGGTTTCAATATTCCTGATACGTTGTTTGAAGATTCTCCGTACGATTTTGTAAACACTTCAACCGGAAACGGATTAACCTTCTTCTGGGATTTTGATTACCCTAACTACGAATCGGATAACAACAACAACTACAGCAAACCAAATCCAACCAAAACCTTTGTATTGCCCGGCACATACAATGTTTTGTTGTCATCAACAAACTGTTTAGGTGTTGATTCGTTCTTCAAACAAATTGTGGTTGTTTCTCCAACAACAGCTCCTACACCGGTTGACTTTACAGCCAGCCTTACTAAAGTAAATACTGCCGAAGTAACCCGCCTAACTGACCTTAGCGGACATGGCCCAAGCAACTGGAAATGGGAAATAACCCCATCAAACGGTGTGCAGTTTATTGATGCCGCAACCAGCCGCAACCCCCGCGTAGCGTTTAGCTTTGGCGGTAAATACACTGTTAAACTTGTAGCTTCTAACAGCGTTGGTGCTGATTCTATTGAGAAAATAGACTACATCGAAGTTGTTGAATACTGCCGTCCTAACGTGCTTACTACGAATACCGACGTAACCATTCGCCGTGTGAGATTTGAGCAAATCGACCAATCATCTGATTATGGGGTGAACAAATACAGCGATTTCAGCTCAAACGGCCAAGTAGCACAAGTTGCTGAAGGCGGAGTGTACAACATTAATATTGAACGTAACACAAACAACGAGCGTGTAAACTTTGCTGCTTGGATTGATTTGAACCAAGACGGTGATTTTGAAGATCAAGACGAAGAAGTATTGTTTGACAGTGCTTCAACTGCGCAAATACTAACCGCACCTATTACCATTCCTGCAAGCGGCTTATTAGGCCCAACTCGTATGCGTGTAGCAGTATCAAGGGCAAACCTTACTACACTACCTTGCGGTCCTGTTGTAGTTGGTGAGTACGAAGATTTTAAAGTAAATATTCTACCTGACGATAAAGCTCCTGTGGTAACCATTGTAGGTCCTAACCCTGCAACTGTAGAGGTTGGCTACGGTTACACCGATTCAGGTGCTACTGCTTTTGATAATGTTGACGGTAACATTACCTCAACCATTATGATTGTAGGTAGTGCTGATACCTTAACAGTTGGCGAGTACACCATCAGCTACACTGCAACTGACTCAAGAGGTAATACTACTACGGTAGAACGTAAAGTGAAAATCACTCCCGATGTTACTAAACCTGTGTTTACTAAAAACGGAGATGATACTGTAAAACTTTCTGTATTCTCTCAATACGTTGAGCCCGGCTACAATGCTATTGACAATCCTTTCGGAACAGATTTAACACCTGTTGTAGTAACAACCGGCGCTGTAGATACTGCTAAGGTTGGCACTTATGAGCTAACCTACACCGTTGCTGATGCAAGCGGTAACACTGTACAATTGAAACGTATCATCATTGTTAGTGATACTACAAAACCTGTAATTACACTTAACGGCAATGCAACTATAGACCATAGCGGTAAAACTCCTTATGTGGATGCAGGTGCTTCTGTAGCTGATAACTACGACCCATTTGTACCTTATACCGTAACAGGTAGCGTAAACGTTAACGCTTTAGGCACATATACCTTGGTGTATAAAGCCGTTGACGCCGCAGGTAATGTTGCTGACTCAGTAGTACGCACCATTAATGTGGTTGACAGAATTGCTCCACAAATTACGTTGGTGGGTAGTGATATTGTTCATCTTGCCCGCTGGCAGTCGTACACAGATTCAGGTTATACATTGAGTGATAACTTCTACGACAGCGCACAAGTAACCGTTGAAACACTTGGCAACTGGGTAAACAGCAGTGTTGAAGGCTTGTACTACATCCAATACCGTGCTACGGATTTAAGCGGTAATGTATCACTTAGTGCTAAGCGTGTGATTTATGTGAACGGAACCAACAGTGTGCCTGTGATTGAAGGCGGACAAGTAAGTGTGTATCCTAACCCAAGCAATGGTAACTTTACAGTAGAAGCTACCCAAGCCTTTGGACAAGGTGTAACAATAACTGTTACCAACCTATTAGGTGCTACTGTTTACCAAACACAACCCGAAAGCGGTGCAACAAAAGCACTTATCAACCTTGAAGGAATAAATGCAGGAATCTATTTTGTAAACATCAGCAACGGTAACCGTGTTGAAACTACCAAAATAGTAGTGCGTTAA
- a CDS encoding zinc-dependent peptidase, producing MDIVIIIIVIGVIFFVYIRSAYTETIAEEAAEDRFKSDVKVIKENEELLLNNDLFYRQLPYTSQQRFMQRLALFVQSKNFIGREIEVEYYMKMMIGAAAIKFSFGVEDYQLSGFKQILVYPEEYYSKITRQYHKGEANAIGVLAFSWKHFKEGIDSPKDNLNLGVHEFAHAYFLQQTQMDGEAPFDSNKFKKLRTHIQDHAVLDTMKQKALFRDYAFRNEMEFFAIMGEHFFETPTDFKSETPRLYDMFGNVLKQDPTKLGM from the coding sequence TTGGACATAGTAATAATTATCATAGTTATAGGCGTTATTTTTTTTGTGTATATACGCAGTGCCTACACCGAAACAATTGCAGAGGAAGCCGCCGAAGACCGTTTTAAAAGCGATGTTAAAGTCATAAAGGAAAACGAAGAGTTGTTGTTAAACAACGATCTTTTTTATCGCCAACTGCCGTATACATCGCAGCAACGGTTTATGCAGCGGCTGGCTTTATTCGTCCAATCAAAAAACTTTATCGGAAGGGAAATTGAGGTGGAGTATTATATGAAGATGATGATTGGTGCTGCGGCTATCAAATTTAGTTTTGGGGTAGAGGATTATCAGTTAAGCGGTTTTAAACAAATATTGGTGTACCCTGAGGAGTATTATTCTAAAATTACCCGCCAGTATCACAAAGGCGAAGCTAACGCTATCGGTGTTTTGGCTTTTAGCTGGAAACACTTTAAAGAAGGGATTGACAGCCCGAAGGATAACTTAAATCTTGGTGTGCATGAGTTTGCCCATGCCTACTTTTTGCAGCAAACACAAATGGACGGTGAAGCCCCGTTTGACAGTAATAAATTTAAAAAACTGCGGACCCACATACAAGACCATGCAGTGCTGGATACTATGAAACAGAAGGCGTTGTTTCGTGATTATGCGTTTAGGAACGAAATGGAGTTTTTTGCAATTATGGGGGAACATTTTTTTGAAACTCCCACGGATTTTAAATCGGAAACCCCGCGCTTGTACGATATGTTCGGTAACGTATTAAAGCAAGACCCTACAAAGTTGGGGATGTAG